From the genome of Pseudomonas yamanorum, one region includes:
- a CDS encoding NADPH-dependent F420 reductase, which yields MSTISIIGSGGMATAIAGRIAKAGHTVEVVSRDPAKARALADKLACEAVTGTYGAIPAGDIVILAVPYTHAVAVLADFGKALDGKVIIDITNPVASDLTGLVTPHGSSGAQEIAKLAPASAQVVKAFNTLFGHVLAKDKRLDAFIAADDADAKARVSTFLESLGLRPLDVGDLQMAQSLEWLGLMMIGLAKNGAGTWDISMKVDIG from the coding sequence ATGAGCACTATCAGCATCATCGGTTCGGGAGGCATGGCCACGGCGATCGCCGGCCGTATCGCCAAGGCCGGACACACCGTCGAGGTGGTCAGCCGCGATCCCGCCAAGGCACGGGCGCTTGCCGACAAGCTCGCTTGCGAAGCGGTCACGGGGACTTACGGCGCCATTCCGGCGGGCGACATCGTCATTCTCGCCGTTCCCTACACCCATGCGGTGGCGGTCCTGGCCGACTTCGGGAAAGCGCTCGACGGCAAGGTAATCATCGACATCACCAACCCGGTCGCTTCCGATCTTACTGGCCTCGTTACCCCCCACGGCAGTTCCGGCGCGCAGGAAATCGCCAAGCTCGCCCCGGCCAGCGCGCAGGTCGTCAAGGCGTTCAATACCCTTTTCGGTCACGTACTGGCCAAGGATAAACGCCTCGATGCGTTCATCGCGGCGGACGATGCAGACGCCAAGGCGCGCGTCTCGACCTTCCTCGAAAGTCTCGGGCTGCGTCCGCTGGATGTCGGCGACCTGCAGATGGCCCAGTCGCTCGAGTGGCTCGGCCTGATGATGATCGGTCTGGCTAAAAACGGTGCCGGCACCTGGGACATATCCATGAAGGTCGATATCGGCTGA
- a CDS encoding methyl-accepting chemotaxis protein, with the protein MPAQARFIEHYRKADRIMLALIWLMALFSLGLAFWHDTLLQALIIGGGTSVVLTLAYRVIGGTRLMRCALGVGLMIMAALHINQAEGVIESHFGIFALLAVLTFYRDWLPILVAAATIAVHHVVFHALQHQGFPVFVMEHHGGWSMIFVHAFYVVMETVALLYLAVHSQKEAVESQEMLEKMLAVTTQFSGEAAKGSPEKVHVSLATRFDHFLTQITGLIDGVARDSHGLGQLGQELAHASGTLEKGARHQLAEIAQMTDSMQRMEDAMGHIAVHVEQAVDHAGQASQQIIRGQESVGRAQQEITQLATRLHDTNQTVEGLAVQAEQIGSVLEVISSIANQTNLLALNAAIEAARAGEQGRGFAVVADEVRSLAQRTAVSTQEIKTIIEGLQHGSRQAVEAMHDSRQGVERCVEDSQLAVEMLRAVGNDISQIDQLNGRIVSTTREQSTANVEIVGRLQSVQSIAQNTAQDVETLARSSERLPPIAVRLDALGRRFHQ; encoded by the coding sequence ATGCCCGCGCAAGCCCGTTTCATCGAGCACTACCGCAAAGCCGACCGCATCATGCTCGCCCTGATCTGGCTGATGGCCCTGTTTTCCCTGGGCCTGGCGTTCTGGCACGACACGCTGCTGCAAGCGCTCATCATCGGGGGCGGCACCAGCGTGGTGCTGACCCTGGCCTATCGCGTCATAGGCGGCACTCGCCTGATGCGCTGCGCGCTGGGCGTTGGCCTGATGATCATGGCGGCATTGCACATCAACCAGGCCGAGGGTGTCATCGAATCGCACTTCGGTATCTTCGCGCTGCTGGCGGTGCTGACCTTCTACCGCGACTGGCTGCCCATCCTGGTGGCCGCCGCCACCATCGCGGTGCACCACGTGGTGTTCCATGCCTTGCAACACCAGGGTTTCCCGGTGTTTGTGATGGAGCATCACGGCGGCTGGAGCATGATTTTCGTCCACGCGTTCTACGTGGTGATGGAGACGGTCGCCCTGCTCTACCTCGCGGTTCACAGCCAGAAAGAGGCGGTAGAAAGCCAGGAAATGCTCGAAAAGATGCTCGCCGTCACCACCCAGTTCAGCGGTGAGGCCGCCAAGGGCAGCCCGGAAAAAGTCCACGTTTCACTCGCTACACGCTTCGACCACTTTCTGACCCAGATCACCGGCCTGATAGACGGCGTCGCCCGCGACTCCCATGGCCTCGGCCAACTCGGCCAGGAACTGGCCCACGCCAGCGGCACCCTGGAAAAAGGCGCGCGCCATCAACTGGCGGAAATCGCGCAAATGACCGATTCCATGCAGCGCATGGAAGACGCCATGGGCCACATCGCCGTGCACGTCGAACAGGCCGTCGACCACGCGGGTCAAGCCAGCCAGCAAATCATCCGTGGCCAGGAAAGCGTCGGTCGCGCCCAGCAGGAAATCACCCAGCTCGCCACCCGCCTCCACGACACTAACCAGACGGTCGAAGGGCTGGCCGTGCAAGCCGAGCAGATCGGCTCGGTGCTGGAAGTCATCAGCAGCATCGCCAACCAGACCAACCTGCTGGCCCTCAACGCCGCCATCGAAGCCGCCCGCGCCGGTGAGCAAGGACGCGGGTTTGCCGTGGTCGCCGATGAGGTACGCAGCCTGGCGCAGCGCACGGCGGTGTCGACCCAGGAGATCAAGACGATTATTGAAGGCTTGCAACACGGCAGCCGGCAAGCGGTTGAAGCCATGCACGATAGCCGCCAAGGGGTGGAACGCTGCGTGGAAGACAGCCAACTCGCGGTGGAGATGCTGCGGGCGGTGGGCAATGATATTTCGCAGATTGATCAGCTCAATGGGCGGATTGTGTCGACCACCCGTGAGCAATCCACGGCAAATGTGGAGATTGTGGGACGGCTGCAATCAGTGCAGAGCATTGCCCAGAACACCGCGCAGGATGTGGAGACGCTGGCCAGGAGCAGTGAGCGATTGCCGCCGATTGCGGTGCGGCTGGATGCACTGGGGCGCAGGTTTCATCAGTAG
- a CDS encoding LysR family transcriptional regulator codes for MPASDLQLDWLKCFVAVVDAGSLSGAAHEVNRSQSAVSMQMKKLEAALGRQLLSRGPRHLQLTADGQTLLGYARRMLALHAETQAAFHGEELTGRIRLGVAEDYAARYLTPLLKRYSPRYAGVEIELTCEQSTTLIPQLRSGDLDLALVSRDSPQSGTFLFKEPMVWVGSPQFELWRRDPLPIAVYESASLARRYAVNSLTQQGREFKVVYNSSSLAGQVAAVEGGLAIAAITQCTVQPSLQVLGEEHGLAAIEPMDVSILRSRASRSSKAVNSLHAFIIRALRVQP; via the coding sequence ATGCCGGCCAGTGACTTGCAACTCGATTGGCTCAAATGCTTTGTGGCCGTGGTGGATGCCGGCTCGTTGTCGGGCGCCGCCCATGAGGTCAACCGCTCGCAGTCCGCCGTCAGCATGCAGATGAAAAAACTCGAGGCTGCCCTTGGACGGCAATTGTTGAGTCGAGGCCCCCGGCACCTGCAACTGACCGCCGACGGCCAGACACTGCTGGGCTACGCCCGCCGCATGCTCGCCCTGCACGCTGAAACCCAGGCGGCGTTCCACGGTGAAGAGCTGACCGGGCGCATCCGCCTTGGCGTTGCGGAAGACTACGCGGCCAGGTACCTCACACCGCTGCTCAAGCGTTACTCGCCGCGCTACGCAGGCGTGGAAATCGAACTGACCTGTGAACAGTCGACCACGCTGATCCCGCAGTTGCGCAGCGGCGACCTTGACCTGGCGCTGGTATCCAGGGACTCGCCCCAAAGCGGCACCTTTCTGTTCAAGGAACCCATGGTCTGGGTCGGCTCACCCCAATTCGAACTGTGGCGACGCGACCCGCTCCCCATCGCCGTCTATGAAAGCGCAAGCCTGGCGCGGCGGTATGCGGTGAACTCACTGACCCAACAGGGCCGCGAATTTAAGGTGGTCTACAACAGCTCCAGCCTTGCCGGCCAAGTGGCCGCCGTCGAGGGCGGGCTCGCGATTGCCGCGATCACCCAATGCACCGTACAGCCATCGCTACAGGTCTTGGGTGAGGAGCACGGCTTGGCAGCCATTGAACCCATGGACGTATCGATTCTACGTAGTCGGGCCTCTCGCAGCTCCAAAGCGGTGAACAGCCTGCATGCGTTCATCATCCGGGCGCTAAGGGTTCAGCCTTAG
- a CDS encoding LysE family translocator: protein MPFDTWLLYLATCFGIAVVPGPNALLALTHGALHGNRKTLFTITGGVLGFAIVLSLCALGLGALIQASASWFFALKVAGGLYLIWLGFGLWRAAPVSLEATGATSSRSWSLFRQGLVSAISNPKALLLFTAFIPPFLDSHRSIIAQTITIALTYAVVEFIVEYLVASAAHRVRPWLARTGRRFNKVCGGFFVLFGLALPIHA from the coding sequence ATGCCCTTTGATACCTGGCTGCTTTACCTGGCTACCTGCTTCGGCATCGCGGTGGTGCCGGGGCCCAATGCGTTGTTGGCGCTGACCCATGGCGCGCTTCACGGCAATCGGAAGACGCTGTTCACCATCACCGGTGGCGTGCTCGGTTTTGCCATCGTGCTGTCGCTTTGCGCATTGGGGTTGGGGGCGCTGATCCAGGCGTCGGCCAGTTGGTTTTTTGCGTTGAAGGTGGCCGGCGGGCTGTATCTGATCTGGCTGGGCTTCGGGCTGTGGCGGGCGGCACCGGTCAGCCTTGAGGCGACCGGTGCAACCAGCTCGCGGAGCTGGTCGCTGTTCCGTCAGGGGCTGGTATCAGCGATTTCAAACCCCAAGGCCTTGCTGCTGTTTACGGCGTTTATTCCACCTTTCCTGGATTCCCACCGCAGCATCATCGCGCAGACGATCACCATCGCGCTGACCTACGCCGTGGTGGAGTTCATCGTGGAATACCTGGTGGCGAGCGCTGCGCACCGGGTCCGGCCTTGGCTGGCTCGAACCGGGCGCCGGTTCAATAAAGTCTGTGGTGGGTTTTTTGTGCTGTTCGGGTTGGCCCTGCCTATCCATGCCTGA
- a CDS encoding winged helix-turn-helix transcriptional regulator, producing the protein MKTTRKETFRSHCAVNYGVEVFGDRWSLLIIRDIVFTGKKTYGQFLKSEEGIATNVLASRLAFLEEQGILSKAPNPDDRRKDFYGLTEKGIDLIPILLNIVLWSAKHDSQSYVRPDSTLFEQLSQNPAQVIEEVKALLREGGCIFPAGNE; encoded by the coding sequence ATGAAAACCACACGAAAAGAGACCTTTCGGTCTCACTGCGCAGTGAATTACGGCGTGGAGGTATTTGGCGATCGGTGGTCGCTGCTGATCATCCGCGACATCGTCTTTACTGGGAAAAAGACCTACGGCCAATTCCTTAAATCGGAAGAGGGAATCGCAACCAACGTCCTGGCTTCTCGCCTTGCCTTTCTTGAGGAGCAGGGCATTCTCTCGAAGGCGCCCAACCCCGATGACCGGCGCAAGGATTTTTATGGATTGACGGAGAAAGGCATAGACCTCATTCCGATCCTGCTGAACATCGTCTTGTGGAGCGCGAAGCACGATTCGCAATCGTACGTGCGCCCGGACTCAACGCTCTTTGAGCAGTTGAGCCAAAACCCCGCACAGGTGATCGAAGAGGTGAAAGCGCTATTGCGTGAGGGCGGATGCATCTTTCCAGCGGGTAACGAATGA
- a CDS encoding AraC family transcriptional regulator, producing the protein MEQHDAFILQNTAIYRDELIRLLTQRFTAPGIYETAIAPLQVIRLDAPSEIIHTVHKPALCLIVQGQKEVGLSDDRYLYDPLNYLVVSVTLPVSGRVLMASPEAPYLCIRFDFEATEIAQVIADAPPTGVPDEPELGLFLEKVDVPLLETILRLVRLLETPKDIGMLAPLALRELYYRLLRGVHGRRLYELALGDSQTRRVTRAIDWLNNHYTQPLRIEELARVANLGSSTLHHRFKAVTAMSPLQYQKQLRLQEARRLMLVEGLDVASACYRVGYESPSQFSREYSRQFGCPPSRDTNRVCRPA; encoded by the coding sequence ATGGAACAGCACGATGCTTTCATCCTTCAAAACACAGCCATCTACCGTGATGAGCTGATTCGCCTGCTGACGCAACGGTTTACGGCGCCCGGGATCTATGAAACCGCGATAGCGCCCCTGCAGGTCATTCGCCTGGACGCACCCTCGGAAATTATCCATACGGTCCATAAGCCGGCACTTTGCCTGATTGTGCAGGGGCAAAAAGAAGTCGGCCTGAGTGACGACCGTTATCTGTACGACCCGCTCAATTACCTCGTGGTATCGGTGACACTTCCGGTTTCCGGTCGCGTGCTGATGGCCAGTCCGGAGGCGCCCTACCTGTGTATCCGTTTTGATTTCGAGGCCACGGAAATCGCTCAGGTCATCGCCGATGCTCCCCCTACGGGCGTGCCGGACGAGCCGGAGCTTGGCCTTTTCCTCGAAAAAGTCGACGTGCCGCTGCTGGAAACAATACTTCGCCTGGTACGGCTGCTGGAGACGCCGAAGGACATCGGCATGCTGGCTCCGCTCGCCCTGCGAGAGCTGTATTACCGCCTCCTGCGGGGCGTGCACGGACGCCGCCTGTATGAGCTTGCCCTCGGTGATTCGCAAACGCGTCGGGTAACCCGGGCAATCGATTGGTTGAATAACCATTACACCCAACCCTTACGCATCGAAGAACTCGCCCGGGTAGCCAATTTGGGCAGCTCTACATTGCATCATCGCTTTAAGGCGGTGACAGCCATGAGTCCGTTGCAGTATCAGAAACAACTCCGTCTGCAAGAAGCCCGCCGTCTGATGCTCGTCGAAGGACTGGATGTGGCGAGTGCCTGTTATCGAGTGGGCTACGAAAGCCCATCGCAATTCAGCCGCGAGTACAGTCGCCAGTTTGGGTGTCCGCCCTCCCGAGACACCAACCGAGTTTGCCGCCCTGCGTGA
- a CDS encoding DUF2986 domain-containing protein — MNRQKKLQQLFKAKAKKASAKLAPARKDKYISKADRLKLAAESADEPAVSSES, encoded by the coding sequence ATGAATCGTCAAAAGAAACTACAGCAGCTGTTCAAGGCCAAGGCCAAAAAGGCCAGCGCCAAATTGGCACCCGCCCGCAAGGACAAGTACATCAGTAAAGCAGACCGATTGAAACTGGCTGCTGAATCCGCTGATGAGCCAGCTGTTTCTTCTGAGA
- a CDS encoding SDR family oxidoreductase, protein MHVFVTGGTGHSGPYVISDLIAAGHEVTALARSDKAAAQAAALGAKVRRGNLEDLDGLKEAAAASDGVIHLAHRQDLIPTGGINAVAAAELEIMLAYGEALAGSAKPLVVSGSVGSPGWAGLGRPATEEDPPLPGGDPYKNTLRVRNIVETTVIGLAEKGIRSSIVRIPEIMHSATDNAGFLPLLIGLAKEKGVVGYPAEGANRWGAVHARDLATVFRLALEKGAPGRSWHAIAEVAIPYRQIAEAIASRLNLPAVSIPADVLMLPGYFGFLANLVTLDTPTSNAITRQVLGWEPTQPGLFADLDSGHYFPAGDRT, encoded by the coding sequence ATGCACGTTTTTGTTACCGGCGGCACCGGCCATTCCGGTCCGTACGTCATCTCCGACCTTATCGCCGCCGGCCATGAGGTCACTGCCCTGGCGCGGTCCGACAAGGCCGCGGCGCAGGCTGCTGCGCTCGGTGCCAAGGTACGTCGCGGCAATCTCGAGGACCTCGACGGGCTCAAGGAGGCGGCCGCTGCCTCGGACGGCGTGATTCACCTCGCGCATCGGCAGGACCTGATTCCAACCGGCGGGATCAACGCCGTTGCGGCCGCAGAGCTTGAGATCATGCTTGCCTATGGCGAAGCACTGGCCGGAAGCGCAAAGCCGTTGGTCGTGTCTGGAAGCGTCGGCTCACCCGGGTGGGCGGGCCTGGGCCGGCCGGCCACCGAGGAGGATCCACCCCTTCCCGGCGGCGATCCGTACAAAAACACCCTGCGGGTTCGGAACATCGTGGAAACCACGGTGATCGGTCTGGCCGAAAAAGGCATACGGTCTTCGATCGTGCGGATCCCTGAGATCATGCATAGCGCCACCGATAACGCGGGCTTCCTTCCGTTGTTGATCGGGCTGGCCAAGGAAAAGGGGGTTGTCGGTTACCCCGCAGAGGGTGCCAACCGTTGGGGGGCCGTGCACGCACGTGACCTCGCCACTGTGTTTCGCCTGGCGCTGGAAAAAGGCGCGCCGGGCAGAAGCTGGCATGCAATCGCCGAGGTGGCTATCCCGTACCGTCAGATCGCCGAAGCCATTGCCAGCCGGTTGAACCTGCCGGCCGTGTCTATTCCCGCAGACGTGCTGATGTTGCCTGGCTACTTCGGGTTCCTTGCGAATCTGGTCACGCTGGACACGCCGACGTCGAACGCCATCACGCGTCAGGTGCTTGGCTGGGAACCGACCCAACCCGGCCTCTTCGCCGATCTGGATAGCGGCCATTACTTCCCGGCCGGAGACCGCACATGA
- a CDS encoding sensor domain-containing diguanylate cyclase, translating into MAVDLQALYPKLIHLMLDTVFVVDSDNLIVFVSDACEALLGYRADELTGTLITDYMHPEDLARTRASIVRVMNGKPHVDFRNRYLRKDGSVVHILWAAFWSEEVGARIGVARDITALTQAEEELRFLAHHDSLTALTNRSLFNDRLDTALQGALRHNSKLALLFLDVNDFKCINDVHGHAIGDRVLCVIARRLEGCVRGSDLVARMGGDEFTVLLTDIQSEDAVSAKVTQILAVMAEPLSAEFGAVKMPSCSIGVAFYPADGKDADTLLSHADGEMYRVKRNRFAGE; encoded by the coding sequence ATGGCCGTTGACCTGCAAGCCCTCTATCCCAAACTGATCCACCTCATGCTGGATACGGTGTTTGTGGTCGACAGTGACAATCTGATTGTCTTCGTAAGTGATGCCTGCGAAGCGCTGCTCGGTTACCGCGCCGACGAACTGACCGGCACGCTGATCACCGACTATATGCACCCCGAAGACCTGGCACGCACCCGCGCCTCCATTGTCCGGGTCATGAATGGCAAGCCCCACGTCGACTTCCGCAACCGTTACCTGCGCAAGGATGGCAGCGTGGTGCACATTTTGTGGGCGGCCTTCTGGTCTGAAGAAGTGGGCGCGCGGATTGGTGTCGCGCGGGACATCACGGCCCTGACACAAGCAGAGGAAGAGCTACGTTTCCTTGCCCATCATGACTCGCTGACGGCCCTCACCAATCGATCGCTGTTCAATGATCGACTGGACACAGCCCTGCAAGGGGCCCTGCGGCACAACAGCAAGCTGGCGCTGCTGTTTCTGGACGTCAATGACTTCAAGTGCATCAACGATGTGCATGGCCATGCCATCGGCGACCGCGTGCTCTGCGTGATTGCACGGCGGCTGGAAGGCTGTGTGCGTGGCAGCGACCTGGTGGCGCGAATGGGCGGCGATGAGTTTACGGTGCTGCTGACGGACATCCAGTCGGAAGACGCCGTTTCCGCAAAAGTCACGCAGATACTCGCCGTCATGGCCGAGCCGCTGAGCGCTGAGTTTGGCGCGGTGAAAATGCCGTCCTGCAGTATTGGCGTGGCGTTTTATCCCGCGGACGGGAAAGACGCCGACACGCTGCTCAGCCATGCGGACGGCGAGATGTACCGGGTAAAAAGAAATCGGTTTGCAGGTGAGTGA
- a CDS encoding ATP-binding protein: protein MRIYITGASCAGVTTLGRTLASLLSLRHLDVDDFYWLPTNPPFTTKRPPDERVALIQQCFGDDGWILTGSCMGWGDALINDADLIVFVATPTSVRLERLAAREKALFGDRIAPGGDMYEIHVAFRKWASQYDDPTFAGRNRAWHERWMSQQTVPIVRVDGLNSTEEMAADVMHALSQGIAIARNQEGD from the coding sequence ATGCGGATCTACATCACAGGCGCCTCATGTGCAGGCGTGACCACGCTGGGCCGTACCCTCGCCTCTTTGCTCAGCCTTCGCCATCTTGATGTCGATGACTTCTATTGGCTGCCCACCAACCCTCCTTTTACAACCAAGCGCCCGCCCGATGAGCGCGTGGCCCTGATTCAGCAATGCTTCGGTGATGACGGTTGGATACTCACCGGTTCTTGTATGGGTTGGGGAGATGCACTGATCAACGACGCCGACCTGATTGTGTTTGTCGCAACGCCTACCTCGGTTCGTCTTGAACGCTTGGCTGCACGTGAAAAGGCGCTCTTCGGAGATCGAATCGCGCCAGGCGGCGACATGTATGAAATACATGTGGCCTTCCGGAAATGGGCATCCCAGTACGACGACCCGACCTTTGCCGGACGCAACAGGGCGTGGCACGAGCGCTGGATGTCGCAGCAAACAGTACCGATTGTCAGAGTGGACGGGTTGAACAGTACTGAGGAAATGGCGGCGGATGTCATGCATGCATTGTCGCAAGGCATCGCAATAGCTCGAAACCAGGAAGGTGACTGA
- a CDS encoding SDR family oxidoreductase gives MSNIQNKVVLITGASSGIGEAAARLIAAKGAQVVLGARRTERLDKLVREIQAEGGSASASTLDVTNLESMQAFVAFAKAQHGKVDVIINNAGVMPLSPLASLKVNEWNQMLDVNVRGVLHGIAAVLPGMEAQGFGQVINISSIGGLAVSPTAAVYCATKFAVRAISDGLRQETDKIRVTVVCPGVVESELADMISDEGAREVMKAYRRVAINADAIARALAYAIEQPDDVDVSEIVVRPTASPH, from the coding sequence ATGTCGAACATTCAAAACAAAGTCGTCCTGATTACCGGTGCAAGCAGCGGTATTGGCGAAGCGGCCGCCAGGTTGATCGCCGCCAAAGGCGCTCAGGTGGTACTCGGTGCCCGCCGTACCGAGCGGCTGGACAAACTGGTGCGCGAGATCCAGGCCGAGGGCGGCTCGGCAAGTGCCAGCACACTGGACGTTACGAATCTGGAGTCCATGCAGGCGTTCGTGGCGTTCGCCAAGGCGCAGCATGGAAAGGTCGATGTGATCATCAACAACGCGGGCGTGATGCCTTTGTCTCCCTTGGCTTCGTTGAAGGTCAACGAGTGGAACCAGATGCTCGATGTGAACGTTCGCGGGGTGCTGCACGGTATTGCCGCCGTCTTGCCGGGCATGGAGGCGCAAGGGTTCGGCCAGGTCATCAATATTTCATCGATCGGCGGTCTTGCGGTCTCTCCGACAGCTGCGGTGTACTGCGCGACCAAATTCGCAGTCAGGGCAATCTCGGATGGCCTGCGACAGGAAACGGACAAGATCCGGGTCACCGTGGTGTGCCCGGGCGTCGTCGAGTCCGAACTGGCCGATATGATTTCCGATGAGGGGGCCCGCGAGGTAATGAAAGCCTACCGGCGCGTGGCTATCAACGCAGACGCCATTGCGCGAGCACTCGCCTATGCCATTGAACAGCCCGACGATGTGGATGTGAGTGAGATTGTGGTTCGTCCGACCGCCAGCCCTCACTGA
- a CDS encoding helix-turn-helix domain-containing protein — translation MTDITNNSFNNNTSRIDLLALSIKRERQLAGLSLTELAKRAGVAKSTLSQLESGIGNPSIETLWSLATAMGLQVTRFFEQPQQHLRVIRANEGLTTYAETAHYAATLLADCPAGMRRDIYRLKVQPGEVRLSQPHPAGTVEHVVLCSGSANIGPANEPVLLYAGDYISYLANAPHVFEALEADTTAVMVIEHP, via the coding sequence ATGACCGACATAACGAACAATTCATTTAACAACAACACGAGTCGAATCGACCTCTTGGCCCTGTCGATCAAACGCGAGCGCCAGTTAGCCGGGCTTTCATTGACCGAATTGGCGAAACGCGCCGGAGTGGCGAAGTCCACCTTGTCGCAACTGGAGTCCGGGATCGGTAACCCCAGCATTGAAACCCTGTGGTCGCTGGCCACGGCGATGGGGTTACAGGTGACCCGGTTCTTCGAACAACCCCAGCAGCACCTGCGGGTGATTCGTGCCAACGAGGGTCTGACCACCTATGCCGAAACCGCCCACTACGCGGCAACACTGCTTGCGGATTGCCCGGCAGGCATGCGGCGCGACATCTACCGCCTCAAGGTCCAGCCCGGTGAAGTGCGCCTGTCACAGCCGCACCCGGCCGGCACCGTCGAGCACGTGGTGCTGTGCAGCGGCAGCGCGAATATCGGCCCGGCCAATGAGCCCGTGCTGCTATACGCCGGCGACTACATCAGCTACCTGGCGAATGCGCCCCATGTGTTTGAGGCACTTGAGGCGGATACCACGGCGGTGATGGTGATCGAGCACCCTTGA
- a CDS encoding LysE family translocator, which translates to MFELAPILTYVAVVIGLFLIPGPAVLLVITRTLQGGRKVGIATGLGVASGDLIHTLCAALGLSAILMTSAVAFNVVKIVGACYLIYLGIRAFMAKPGATTRKDLPTVTSTQAYFQAVVAEVLNPKTAIFFLAFLPQFIHPESGSSLAQFAVLGLIFSGLSAVYTTLISVSIRPLSKWMVGLSRLRRWEGKIIGTLFLGLGLKIALQQR; encoded by the coding sequence ATGTTCGAACTCGCCCCCATCCTGACGTATGTCGCCGTGGTCATCGGCCTTTTCCTGATCCCAGGCCCAGCCGTGCTATTGGTGATCACCCGCACCCTCCAGGGTGGCCGCAAGGTCGGCATTGCCACCGGACTGGGGGTGGCCTCGGGCGACCTTATCCATACGCTGTGTGCGGCGTTGGGCCTGTCTGCCATCCTGATGACCTCGGCCGTGGCGTTCAACGTGGTCAAAATCGTCGGCGCCTGTTACCTGATCTACCTGGGCATACGCGCGTTTATGGCCAAGCCTGGCGCAACCACGCGCAAAGACCTGCCCACGGTGACTTCGACCCAGGCGTATTTCCAGGCGGTGGTTGCCGAAGTGCTGAACCCGAAAACCGCGATTTTCTTCCTGGCCTTCCTGCCGCAATTCATCCACCCGGAATCCGGTTCTTCCCTGGCGCAGTTCGCGGTGCTGGGGTTGATCTTTTCGGGGCTCAGTGCGGTGTACACCACGCTCATCTCGGTCTCTATTCGTCCGTTGAGCAAATGGATGGTGGGCCTTTCAAGGCTGCGCCGCTGGGAGGGAAAGATCATCGGTACTCTGTTTTTGGGGCTGGGGCTGAAAATAGCGCTTCAGCAGCGCTAA
- a CDS encoding glutathione S-transferase family protein has protein sequence MIIVHHLNNSRSQRILWLLEELGLPYELKRYQRDPKTNLAPPELKAINALGKSPVIQDGPHVVIESGAIIDYLIRRHGHGRLQPDPATATYDEYVQWLHFAEGSAMLPLMLNLYVGRLGDAGAPLHPRIESEVANYLGYLDNALGLTPYLVGDELTGADIQMSFIGEIARAQGKLQAYPNVAAWVQRFQARPAYQKALEQGGEYAFAK, from the coding sequence ATGATCATTGTCCACCACCTCAACAACTCCCGTTCGCAACGCATCCTGTGGCTGCTCGAAGAACTCGGCCTGCCTTACGAGCTCAAGCGCTACCAGCGCGACCCGAAAACCAACCTCGCGCCACCGGAACTCAAGGCCATCAATGCCCTGGGCAAATCACCGGTGATTCAAGACGGCCCCCACGTAGTGATCGAGTCCGGCGCGATCATCGACTACCTGATTCGCCGCCACGGCCACGGCCGCCTGCAACCCGATCCCGCCACGGCCACCTATGACGAATACGTGCAGTGGCTGCACTTCGCCGAAGGGTCGGCCATGCTGCCGCTGATGCTCAACCTCTACGTTGGCCGCTTGGGTGATGCGGGTGCGCCCTTGCATCCACGTATCGAATCCGAGGTCGCGAACTACCTGGGTTATCTGGACAACGCATTGGGGCTGACGCCGTACCTGGTGGGTGACGAATTGACTGGCGCGGATATACAGATGAGCTTCATCGGCGAAATCGCCAGGGCCCAGGGTAAGTTGCAGGCGTACCCGAATGTGGCGGCGTGGGTGCAACGCTTTCAGGCAAGACCCGCGTATCAAAAGGCCCTGGAACAGGGTGGCGAATACGCGTTCGCGAAGTAA